In Molothrus ater isolate BHLD 08-10-18 breed brown headed cowbird chromosome 20, BPBGC_Mater_1.1, whole genome shotgun sequence, the following are encoded in one genomic region:
- the LOC118693511 gene encoding LOW QUALITY PROTEIN: torsin-1A-like (The sequence of the model RefSeq protein was modified relative to this genomic sequence to represent the inferred CDS: deleted 1 base in 1 codon) produces the protein MKLRRGALRAALALVLLPLLTPAGAVEPISVGLAIAGAAASALTGFISYPRLYCYFRECCLQRHDPRAAAALQQNLDKKLFGQHLVSKVVVKAVRGFLNNTNAKKPLALSLHGWTGTGKNFVSKIVAESIYKRGLQSKYVHQFVATLHFPHAHSINLYKDQLQSWIRGNVSVCPRSLFIFDEMDKMHAGLIDSIKPFLDYYELLDGVSYRQAIFIFLSNAGAEKITEVALDFWRNGRTREDIQLTDIQNALSVSVFNNKNSGFWHSTLIDRNLIDYFIPFLPLEYKHVKMCVRVEIESRGYAVDEDIVSRIAEEMTYFPREERIYSDKGCKTVDAKLDYYYDF, from the exons AGCCCATCAGCGTGGGACTCGCCATCGCGGGCGCCGCTGCCTCGGCCCTCACCGGCTTCATCTCCTACCCGCGGCTCTACTGCTACTTCAGGGAGTGCTGCCTGCAGCGGCACGACCCGCGCGCCGCCGCCG ctctgcagcagaatTTGGACAAGAAGCTGTTCGGGCAGCACTTGGTGAGCAAGGTGGTTGTAAAAGCCGTGAGGGGTTTCTTGAACAATACCAACGCCAAAAAGCCCCTGGCGCTTTCCTTGCACGGGTGGACTGGAACAGGCAAAAACTTTGTCAGTAAGATCGTCGCCGAAAGCATTTATAAAAGAGGTCTGCAGAGTAAATATGTCCATCAGTTCGTGGCAACTTTACACTTCCCTCACGCTCACAGCATCAATCTCTACAAG GACCAGCTGCAGTCGTGGATTCGGGGAAATGTGAGCGTCTGTCCTCGGTCACTCTTCATATTTGATGAAATGGATAAAATGCACGCAGGGCTCATTGACTCCATCAAGCCCTTCCTGGACTACTATGAGCTGCTGGATGGGGTGTCCTACAGACAAGCCATCTTCATCTTCCTCAG CAATGCAGGAGCTGAAAAGATAACAGAGGTAGCACTAGATTTCTGGAGAAATGGGAGGACAAGGGAAGACATCCAGCTCACAGATATCCAAAATGCACTCTCTGTGTCTGTCTTCAACAACAAAAATA GTGGATTTTGGCACAGCACCTTGATTGACAGAAACCTCATTGACTACTTCATTCCTTTCCTGCCTCTGGAGTACAAACATGTGAAAATGTGTGTCAGGGTTGAGATTGAGTCTCGTGGCTACGCTGTGGATGAAGACATTGTGAGCAGGATAGCTGAGGAGATGACCTACTTCCCCAGAGAGGAGAGAATCTATTCAGATAAAGGATGTAAAACTGTGGATGCAAAGCTGGATTATTATTATGACTTCTAA